A single region of the Silene latifolia isolate original U9 population chromosome 8, ASM4854445v1, whole genome shotgun sequence genome encodes:
- the LOC141596944 gene encoding O-fucosyltransferase 9 — translation MHGYSRLGPGFNTQTTSSPSPPSSPRFRPTRMKPNGLNPAHTSPGSVHGRRVGSMKVGHFVERVVYMVIAAVFRRKGVLLFAPLLYIMGMLVYMGSLSFDSLSSKVGGLKIGKGNSEVVGGFVLNEPRLPGSLYRTPEVFERLLPYLEAQATNQSSSNALTTVWPSRSQRGWTPCIDKRVSKTELPSTNGYFIIEANGGLNQQRLSICDAVAVAGLLNATLVIPIFHLNSVWRDSSKFGDIFDEEFFMYALRNKVNVVRQLPEDVLELYNHSISSIVNLRLKAWSSPAYYLHKVLPKLLDLRAVRVAPFSNRLANTVPTEVQELRCYANYEALRFSEPIRSLADVMVQRMLQKASSSRGKYISVHLRFEKDMVAFSCCIYDGGDEEKQEMDIAREKGWRGKFRRRGRVIRPGAIRRDGKCPLTPLEVGMMLRGMGFDNTTSVYVASGKIYKSEKFMAPLRQLFPLLETKDTLATPEELAPFEGHSSRLAALDYTVCLHSEVFVTTQGGNFPHFLMGHRRYIYGGHSKTIIPDKRKLVTLFDNPDVRWDTFTYQMKDMLHRSDLKGREMKKSTASLYTYPMPDCMCNEANMTNSR, via the exons ATGCACGGCTACAGCCGTTTAGGCCCGGGCTTCAACACCCAAACGACGTCGTCTCCGTCACCGCCGTCATCCCCTCGATTCCGGCCCACCCGAATGAAGCCCAATGGGTTGAACCCGGCACACACATCACCCGGGAGTGTTCACGGTAGGCGGGTCGGGTCAATGAAGGTAGGGCATTTCGTTGAACGGGTAGTGTATATGGTGATTGCGGCGGTTTTTCGACGAAAGGGGGTGCTTTTGTTTGCACCATTGTTGTATATTATGGGAATGTTGGTGTATATGGGTTCATTAAGTTTTGATAGTTTAAGTAGTAAGGTTGGTGGTTTGAAGATTGGTAAAGGGAATTCTGAGGTTGTTGGTGGGTTTGTTCTTAATGAACCGCGGTTGCCCGGTTCTTTGTATCGGACTCCTGAGGTTTTTGAAAGGCTTTTGCCTTACCTTGAAGCTCAGGCTACTAATCAATCCTCTTCTAATGCG CTGACAACCGTGTGGCCATCGAGATCTCAGCGAGGTTGGACCCCGTGTATTGATAAGAGAGTTTCTAAAACAG AATTGCCCTCAACTAATGGATACTTCATAATTGAAGCAAACGGTGGGCTTAATCAGCAACGGTTGTCA ATATGTGATGCAGTAGCAGTGGCAGGCCTGTTAAATGCTACCCTGGTGATTCCAATATTTCATTTAAATAGTGTGTGGAGAGATTCCAG CAAATTTGGTGATATTTTTGACGAAGAATTCTTCATGTATGCCCTTAGAAATAAGGTGAATGTAGTAAGACAGCTCCCAGAAGATGTACTTGAGCTGTATAACCATAGTATCAGCAGCATCGTGAATTTGAGGTTAAAAGCTTGGTCGAGTCCAGCCTATTACCTCCACAAAGTGCTTCCAAAGCTGCTGGACCTGCG GGCTGTACGTGTAGCACCATTTTCAAATAGGCTGGCCAACACAGTGCCTACAGAGGTTCAAGAGCTACGATGCTATGCAAATTACGAAGCCCTGAGGTTTTCCGAGCCTATAAGGTCTCTTGCAGATGTTATGGTTCAACGAATGTTGCAGAAAGCTTCAAGCAGCAGGGGAAAGTATATTTCAGTGCATCTTCGCTTTGAAAAG GATATGGTTGCATTTTCGTGCTGTATTTATGATGGTGGAGATGAAGAAAAACAAGAAATGGATATTGCTAGGGAAAAAGGTTGGAGAGGAAAATTCCGTAGAAGGGGCCGTGTCATAAGACCTGGCGCCATACGTAGAGATGGAAAATGCCCACTAACTCCATTAGAG GTCGGAATGATGCTTAGAGGCATGGGGTTTGACAACACAACATCGGTATATGTTGCCTCTGGAAAAATCTACAAATCAGAAAAGTTTATGGCCCCCCTTAGACAGCTCTTTCCTCTCTTGGAGACGAAGGATACTTTAGCCACTCCTGAAGAACTTGCTCCATTTGAG GGTCATTCGTCTAGGTTAGCAGCTCTTGATTATACAGTTTGCCTTCACAGTGAGGTATTCGTCACCACCCAAGGAGGAAATTTTCCCCACTTCTTAATGGGTCATAGGCGTTACATCTATGGAGGACATTCAAAGACAATTATTCCTGACAAGAGGAAACTAGTTACGTTGTTTGACAACCCAGATGTCAG ATGGGACACTTTTACATATCAAATGAAAGACATGCTTCATCGTAGCGATCTAAAGGGACGTGAGATGAAAAAATCAACAGCCTCACTCTACACTTACCCAATGCCAGATTGTATGTGTAATGAAGCTAACATGACAAACAGCCGGTAA